One Symphalangus syndactylus isolate Jambi chromosome 10, NHGRI_mSymSyn1-v2.1_pri, whole genome shotgun sequence genomic region harbors:
- the CHRNA2 gene encoding neuronal acetylcholine receptor subunit alpha-2 isoform X3, translating into MTKAHLFSTGTVHWVPPAIYKSSCSIDVTFFPFDQQNCKMKFGSWTYDKAKIDLEQMEQTVDLKDYWESGEWAIVNATGTYNSKKYDCCAEIYPDVTYAFVIRRLPLFYTINLIIPCLLISCLTVLVFYLPSDCGEKITLCISVLLSLTVFLLLITEIIPSTSLVIPLIGEYLLFTMIFVTLSIVITVFVLNVHHRSPSTHTMPHWVRGALLGCVPRWLLMNRPPPPLELCRPPRLKLSPSYHWLESNVDAEEREVVVEEEDRWACAGHAAPSVGTLCSHGHLHSGASGPKAETVLQKGELLLSPRMQKALEGMHYIADHLRSEDADSSVKEDWKYVAMVIDRIFLWLFIIVCFLGTIGLFLPPFLAGMI; encoded by the exons ATGACCAAGGCCCACCTCTTCTCCACGGGCACTGTGCACTGGGTGCCCCCGGCCATCTACAAGAGCTCCTGCAGCATCGACGTCACCTTCTTCCCCTTCGACCAGCAGAACTGCAAGATGAAGTTTGGCTCCTGGACTTATGACAAGGCCAAGATCGACCTGGAGCAGATGGAGCAGACAGTGGACCTGAAGGACTACTGGGAGAGCGGCGAGTGGGCCATCGTCAACGCCACGGGCACCTACAACAGCAAGAAGTATGACTGCTGCGCCGAGATCTACCCCGACGTCACTTACGCCTTCGTCATCCGGCGGCTGCCGCTCTTCTACACCATCAACCTCATCATCCCCTGCCTGCTCATCTCCTGCCTCACCGTGCTGGTCTTCTACCTGCCCTCCGACTGCGGCGAGAAGATCACGCTGTGCATTTCGGTGCTGCTGTCACTCACCGTCTTCCTGCTGCTCATCACCGAGATCATCCCGTCCACCTCGCTGGTCATCCCGCTCATCGGCGAGTACCTGCTGTTCACCATGATCTTCGTCACCCTGTCCATCGTCATCACTGTCTTCGTGCTCAATGTGCACCACCGCTCCCCCAGCACCCATACCATGCCTCACTGGGTGCGGGGGGCCCTTCTGGGCTGTGTGCCCCGGTGGCTTCTGATGAACCGGCCCCCACCACCCTTGGAGCTCTGCCGCCCCCCACGCCTGAAGCTCAGCCCGTCTTATCACTGGCTGGAGAGCAATGTGGATGCTGAGGAaagggaggtggtggtggaggaggaggacagaTGGGCATGTGCAGGTCATGCAGCCCCCTCTGTGGGCACCCTCTGCAGCCACGGCCACCTTCACTCTGGGGCCTCAGGTCCCAAGGCTGAGACTGTACTGCAGAAGGGTGAGCTGCTGCTATCACCCCGCATGCAGAAGGCACTGGAAGGCATGCACTACATTGCTGACCACCTGCGGTCTGAGGATGCCGACTCTTCG GTGAAGGAGGATTGGAAGTACGTTGCCATGGTCATTGACAGGATCTTCCTCTGGCTGTTTATCATCGTCTGCTTCCTGGGGACCATCGGCCTCTTTCTGCCTCCATTCCTAGCTGGAATGATCTGA
- the CHRNA2 gene encoding neuronal acetylcholine receptor subunit alpha-2 isoform X1 — MGPSCPVFLSFTKLSLWWLLLTPAGGEEAKRPPPRAPGDPLSSPSPTALPQGGSHTEAEDRLFKHLFRGYNRWARPVPNTSDVVIVRFGLSIAQLIDVDEKNQMMTTNVWLKQEWSDYKLRWNPADFGNITSLRVPSEMIWIPDIVLYNNADGEFAVTHMTKAHLFSTGTVHWVPPAIYKSSCSIDVTFFPFDQQNCKMKFGSWTYDKAKIDLEQMEQTVDLKDYWESGEWAIVNATGTYNSKKYDCCAEIYPDVTYAFVIRRLPLFYTINLIIPCLLISCLTVLVFYLPSDCGEKITLCISVLLSLTVFLLLITEIIPSTSLVIPLIGEYLLFTMIFVTLSIVITVFVLNVHHRSPSTHTMPHWVRGALLGCVPRWLLMNRPPPPLELCRPPRLKLSPSYHWLESNVDAEEREVVVEEEDRWACAGHAAPSVGTLCSHGHLHSGASGPKAETVLQKGELLLSPRMQKALEGMHYIADHLRSEDADSSVKEDWKYVAMVIDRIFLWLFIIVCFLGTIGLFLPPFLAGMI; from the exons ATGGGCCCCTCCTGTCCTGTGTTCCTGTCATTCACAAAGCTCAGCCTGTGGTGGCTCCTTCTGACCCCAGCAG GTGGAGAGGAAGCTAAGCGCCCACCTCCCAGGGCTCCTGGAGACCCACTCTCCTCTCCCAGTCCCACGGCATTGCCGCAGGGAGGCTCGCATACCGAGGCTGAGGACCGGCTCTTCAAACACCTCTTCCGGGGCTACAACCGCTGGGCGCGCCCAGTGCCCAACACTTCAGACGTGGTGATTGTGCGCTTCGGACTGTCCATCGCTCAGCTCATCGATGTG GATGAGAAGAACCAAATGATGACCACCAACGTCTGGCTAAAACAG gAGTGGAGCGACTACAAACTGCGCTGGAACCCTGCTGATTTTGGCAACATCACATCTCTCAGGGTCCCTTCTGAGATGATCTGGATCCCTGACATTGTCCTCTACAACAA tGCAGATGGGGAGTTTGCAGTGACCCACATGACCAAGGCCCACCTCTTCTCCACGGGCACTGTGCACTGGGTGCCCCCGGCCATCTACAAGAGCTCCTGCAGCATCGACGTCACCTTCTTCCCCTTCGACCAGCAGAACTGCAAGATGAAGTTTGGCTCCTGGACTTATGACAAGGCCAAGATCGACCTGGAGCAGATGGAGCAGACAGTGGACCTGAAGGACTACTGGGAGAGCGGCGAGTGGGCCATCGTCAACGCCACGGGCACCTACAACAGCAAGAAGTATGACTGCTGCGCCGAGATCTACCCCGACGTCACTTACGCCTTCGTCATCCGGCGGCTGCCGCTCTTCTACACCATCAACCTCATCATCCCCTGCCTGCTCATCTCCTGCCTCACCGTGCTGGTCTTCTACCTGCCCTCCGACTGCGGCGAGAAGATCACGCTGTGCATTTCGGTGCTGCTGTCACTCACCGTCTTCCTGCTGCTCATCACCGAGATCATCCCGTCCACCTCGCTGGTCATCCCGCTCATCGGCGAGTACCTGCTGTTCACCATGATCTTCGTCACCCTGTCCATCGTCATCACTGTCTTCGTGCTCAATGTGCACCACCGCTCCCCCAGCACCCATACCATGCCTCACTGGGTGCGGGGGGCCCTTCTGGGCTGTGTGCCCCGGTGGCTTCTGATGAACCGGCCCCCACCACCCTTGGAGCTCTGCCGCCCCCCACGCCTGAAGCTCAGCCCGTCTTATCACTGGCTGGAGAGCAATGTGGATGCTGAGGAaagggaggtggtggtggaggaggaggacagaTGGGCATGTGCAGGTCATGCAGCCCCCTCTGTGGGCACCCTCTGCAGCCACGGCCACCTTCACTCTGGGGCCTCAGGTCCCAAGGCTGAGACTGTACTGCAGAAGGGTGAGCTGCTGCTATCACCCCGCATGCAGAAGGCACTGGAAGGCATGCACTACATTGCTGACCACCTGCGGTCTGAGGATGCCGACTCTTCG GTGAAGGAGGATTGGAAGTACGTTGCCATGGTCATTGACAGGATCTTCCTCTGGCTGTTTATCATCGTCTGCTTCCTGGGGACCATCGGCCTCTTTCTGCCTCCATTCCTAGCTGGAATGATCTGA
- the CHRNA2 gene encoding neuronal acetylcholine receptor subunit alpha-2 isoform X2, which yields MGPSCPVFLSFTKLSLWWLLLTPAGGEEAKRPPPRAPGDPLSSPSPTALPQGGSHTEAEDRLFKHLFRGYNRWARPVPNTSDVDEKNQMMTTNVWLKQEWSDYKLRWNPADFGNITSLRVPSEMIWIPDIVLYNNADGEFAVTHMTKAHLFSTGTVHWVPPAIYKSSCSIDVTFFPFDQQNCKMKFGSWTYDKAKIDLEQMEQTVDLKDYWESGEWAIVNATGTYNSKKYDCCAEIYPDVTYAFVIRRLPLFYTINLIIPCLLISCLTVLVFYLPSDCGEKITLCISVLLSLTVFLLLITEIIPSTSLVIPLIGEYLLFTMIFVTLSIVITVFVLNVHHRSPSTHTMPHWVRGALLGCVPRWLLMNRPPPPLELCRPPRLKLSPSYHWLESNVDAEEREVVVEEEDRWACAGHAAPSVGTLCSHGHLHSGASGPKAETVLQKGELLLSPRMQKALEGMHYIADHLRSEDADSSVKEDWKYVAMVIDRIFLWLFIIVCFLGTIGLFLPPFLAGMI from the exons ATGGGCCCCTCCTGTCCTGTGTTCCTGTCATTCACAAAGCTCAGCCTGTGGTGGCTCCTTCTGACCCCAGCAG GTGGAGAGGAAGCTAAGCGCCCACCTCCCAGGGCTCCTGGAGACCCACTCTCCTCTCCCAGTCCCACGGCATTGCCGCAGGGAGGCTCGCATACCGAGGCTGAGGACCGGCTCTTCAAACACCTCTTCCGGGGCTACAACCGCTGGGCGCGCCCAGTGCCCAACACTTCAGACGTG GATGAGAAGAACCAAATGATGACCACCAACGTCTGGCTAAAACAG gAGTGGAGCGACTACAAACTGCGCTGGAACCCTGCTGATTTTGGCAACATCACATCTCTCAGGGTCCCTTCTGAGATGATCTGGATCCCTGACATTGTCCTCTACAACAA tGCAGATGGGGAGTTTGCAGTGACCCACATGACCAAGGCCCACCTCTTCTCCACGGGCACTGTGCACTGGGTGCCCCCGGCCATCTACAAGAGCTCCTGCAGCATCGACGTCACCTTCTTCCCCTTCGACCAGCAGAACTGCAAGATGAAGTTTGGCTCCTGGACTTATGACAAGGCCAAGATCGACCTGGAGCAGATGGAGCAGACAGTGGACCTGAAGGACTACTGGGAGAGCGGCGAGTGGGCCATCGTCAACGCCACGGGCACCTACAACAGCAAGAAGTATGACTGCTGCGCCGAGATCTACCCCGACGTCACTTACGCCTTCGTCATCCGGCGGCTGCCGCTCTTCTACACCATCAACCTCATCATCCCCTGCCTGCTCATCTCCTGCCTCACCGTGCTGGTCTTCTACCTGCCCTCCGACTGCGGCGAGAAGATCACGCTGTGCATTTCGGTGCTGCTGTCACTCACCGTCTTCCTGCTGCTCATCACCGAGATCATCCCGTCCACCTCGCTGGTCATCCCGCTCATCGGCGAGTACCTGCTGTTCACCATGATCTTCGTCACCCTGTCCATCGTCATCACTGTCTTCGTGCTCAATGTGCACCACCGCTCCCCCAGCACCCATACCATGCCTCACTGGGTGCGGGGGGCCCTTCTGGGCTGTGTGCCCCGGTGGCTTCTGATGAACCGGCCCCCACCACCCTTGGAGCTCTGCCGCCCCCCACGCCTGAAGCTCAGCCCGTCTTATCACTGGCTGGAGAGCAATGTGGATGCTGAGGAaagggaggtggtggtggaggaggaggacagaTGGGCATGTGCAGGTCATGCAGCCCCCTCTGTGGGCACCCTCTGCAGCCACGGCCACCTTCACTCTGGGGCCTCAGGTCCCAAGGCTGAGACTGTACTGCAGAAGGGTGAGCTGCTGCTATCACCCCGCATGCAGAAGGCACTGGAAGGCATGCACTACATTGCTGACCACCTGCGGTCTGAGGATGCCGACTCTTCG GTGAAGGAGGATTGGAAGTACGTTGCCATGGTCATTGACAGGATCTTCCTCTGGCTGTTTATCATCGTCTGCTTCCTGGGGACCATCGGCCTCTTTCTGCCTCCATTCCTAGCTGGAATGATCTGA